The Gammaproteobacteria bacterium genome has a window encoding:
- a CDS encoding DJ-1/PfpI family protein: MPSVLIPLAQGCEELEAVTIIDLLRRAQFTVVSAGLEEGSVKGSRGTVLVPDMTLDKALKQQYDMVALPGGQPGSDNLERDPRIQTLLRDMAKASKYTAAICAAPKVLASAGLLEGKKATSFPGVLDKIKVHGMTFIDAPVIIDGKVVTSRGPGTAMDFALTLIELLGGKALRDHVEGPLQRPK; this comes from the coding sequence ATGCCATCCGTGCTCATTCCCCTGGCCCAGGGCTGCGAAGAACTCGAGGCCGTCACCATCATCGACTTATTGCGCCGCGCCCAATTTACTGTGGTCAGCGCAGGACTAGAGGAAGGTTCCGTGAAAGGAAGCCGGGGAACCGTGCTCGTGCCTGACATGACGCTGGATAAGGCGCTGAAACAGCAGTACGACATGGTTGCCCTGCCCGGGGGACAACCCGGCAGCGACAACCTGGAACGTGACCCAAGAATCCAAACCCTGCTCCGTGACATGGCTAAGGCCAGCAAATATACGGCGGCCATCTGCGCCGCCCCCAAAGTTTTGGCCAGTGCCGGCCTGCTTGAAGGCAAGAAGGCCACCAGCTTTCCTGGCGTACTCGACAAGATAAAAGTGCATGGCATGACCTTCATTGACGCGCCAGTGATCATCGACGGCAAGGTCGTCACCTCCCGCGGCCCGGGTACGGCGATGGATTTTGCGTTAACGTTGATAGAGCTATTGGGCGGAAAGGCATTGCGGGATCATGTGGAAGGACCGTTGCAACGGCCTAAATAA
- the ubiE gene encoding bifunctional demethylmenaquinone methyltransferase/2-methoxy-6-polyprenyl-1,4-benzoquinol methylase UbiE: MSEQHKTTHFGFEQVPLEEKVQRVRAVFDSVADKYDVMNDVMSLGVHRLWKRFAIEMTGLRPGQHALDLASGTGDLALQLAERVGARGLVVASDINAAMLGRGRARLVNKGVVGNVEYTLANAESLPFADDNFDCVTIAFGLRNVTDKDAALRSIYRVLKPGGRLLVLEFSKPVAPGLAPIYDAYSFKLLPLMGKLIADDEASYRYLAESIRMHPGQQELKTMMEKAGFEKCEFFNLSGGIVALHRGYKF; the protein is encoded by the coding sequence ATGAGCGAGCAGCATAAAACGACGCACTTCGGTTTTGAGCAGGTGCCGCTGGAAGAAAAGGTACAGCGGGTGCGAGCGGTGTTCGACTCCGTCGCCGACAAATATGATGTCATGAACGACGTCATGTCGCTGGGTGTTCATCGTTTGTGGAAGCGCTTCGCTATCGAAATGACCGGTTTGCGTCCTGGTCAGCATGCGCTGGATCTGGCTTCTGGTACCGGTGATCTGGCCTTGCAGTTGGCGGAGCGAGTCGGCGCACGCGGGCTGGTGGTGGCTTCTGATATCAATGCGGCAATGTTAGGTCGTGGCCGGGCGCGATTGGTGAATAAAGGCGTGGTTGGTAATGTTGAATACACGTTGGCCAATGCCGAGTCGTTGCCGTTTGCCGATGATAATTTCGATTGCGTGACCATTGCCTTTGGGTTGCGCAACGTAACCGACAAGGATGCCGCACTGCGTTCGATTTATCGCGTGCTCAAGCCGGGCGGCCGCTTGCTGGTGCTGGAATTTTCCAAACCCGTAGCGCCGGGCTTGGCGCCCATCTATGATGCCTATTCATTCAAGCTGTTGCCTTTGATGGGGAAGCTTATTGCGGACGATGAAGCGAGTTATCGTTATCTCGCCGAATCCATTCGCATGCATCCAGGGCAGCAGGAATTAAAAACGATGATGGAAAAGGCGGGGTTTGAAAAATGCGAATTTTTCAATCTCAGCGGCGGCATCGTTGCCCTGCATCGTGGTTACAAATTCTAA
- the hslV gene encoding ATP-dependent protease subunit HslV, producing MEQFHGTTILAVRRAGKVVIGGDGQVSMGNTVMKGNARKVRRLYGDRVIAGFAGGTADAFTLFERFEGKLEKHSGNLVRSAVELAKDWRTDRMLRRLEALLAVADASASLIITGNGDVIEPEHDFMAIGSGGPYAQAAAQALMQNTELDARTIVERSLAIAADICVYTNHNIVIEELATKG from the coding sequence ATGGAGCAATTCCATGGGACCACGATCCTGGCGGTGCGCCGGGCGGGCAAGGTCGTGATTGGCGGCGATGGTCAGGTGTCGATGGGCAATACGGTGATGAAGGGTAATGCCCGCAAGGTGCGTCGCCTCTACGGTGATCGCGTGATCGCCGGATTCGCCGGAGGCACGGCCGACGCCTTCACGCTGTTTGAACGATTTGAAGGTAAGCTGGAAAAACATTCCGGTAATCTGGTGCGCTCGGCGGTCGAGCTGGCCAAAGATTGGCGCACGGATCGCATGCTGCGGCGTCTGGAGGCATTGCTGGCGGTGGCGGATGCCAGTGCCTCATTGATCATCACCGGTAATGGCGACGTCATCGAACCGGAACATGACTTCATGGCCATTGGTTCCGGCGGCCCTTATGCCCAGGCGGCGGCGCAAGCGCTGATGCAAAATACCGAACTGGACGCGCGCACGATTGTTGAGCGTAGTCTGGCGATTGCGGCCGATATTTGCGTTTATACCAACCACAATATCGTTATCGAAGAATTGGCGACCAAGGGTTAG
- a CDS encoding helix-turn-helix domain-containing protein translates to MDALTRAIAIIGGQNIVAQRLGLKSAMAVSQWKKRGVPAEHILKLCNMTDWSITPHELAPALYPHPSDGIPEHRRNKMNTESMTTFD, encoded by the coding sequence ATGGATGCATTGACTAGAGCGATTGCAATCATCGGGGGACAGAACATCGTGGCACAAAGACTCGGCCTCAAATCAGCCATGGCGGTATCACAGTGGAAAAAGCGCGGCGTACCCGCTGAACACATCCTAAAACTTTGCAACATGACAGACTGGTCAATTACCCCGCATGAACTCGCGCCCGCCCTATACCCGCATCCCTCTGACGGCATACCAGAGCACCGGCGCAACAAGATGAATACCGAATCAATGACAACCTTCGACTAA
- the hslU gene encoding ATP-dependent protease ATPase subunit HslU, with amino-acid sequence MSAMTPREIVQELDKHIVGQSAAKRAVAIALRNRWRRSQVEGSLRNEITPKNILMIGPTGVGKTEIARRLAKLANAPFIKVEATKFTEVGYVGRDVESIIRDLVDVSIKMRRESAKKDVQYRAEEAAEERILDILLPPARGVGFANEPEERSSSTRQMFRKKLREGELDGKVIEIELSTPVAGVEIMAPPGMEDMSSQLQSLFQNLGSGRMQRRKLPVNEAYKLLVDEEAAKLVNEEEIKAKALQNVEQNGIVFIDEIDKIAKRGEFSGADVSREGVQRDLLPLVEGCTVTTKHGIVRTDHILFIASGAFHLSKPSDLVPELQGRLPIRVELEALTVDDFVRILTEPDASLTEQYAALLATEGVKIEFAADGIARLAEVAWQVNERTENIGARRLHTVLERLLETISFEAPDRSGTTLVIDAAYVDKYLSELASDDDLSRYIL; translated from the coding sequence ATGTCGGCAATGACTCCAAGAGAAATTGTTCAGGAACTGGATAAACACATCGTAGGCCAAAGCGCAGCCAAGCGCGCGGTGGCTATCGCCTTGCGTAATCGCTGGCGCCGGTCACAGGTGGAAGGCAGTTTGCGCAACGAGATTACGCCCAAGAATATTCTGATGATCGGTCCTACCGGTGTCGGTAAAACCGAGATCGCGCGTCGCCTGGCTAAATTGGCCAATGCGCCATTTATTAAAGTCGAGGCGACCAAGTTTACCGAAGTCGGTTATGTCGGTCGTGATGTCGAATCGATCATTCGCGATCTGGTCGATGTGTCCATCAAAATGCGGCGCGAGTCGGCCAAGAAAGATGTGCAATATCGCGCCGAAGAGGCGGCTGAAGAGCGAATCCTCGATATTTTACTGCCGCCGGCGCGTGGTGTGGGTTTCGCCAATGAACCTGAAGAGCGTTCATCGTCGACGCGGCAGATGTTTCGCAAGAAATTGCGCGAGGGCGAACTTGACGGCAAGGTCATCGAAATTGAATTGAGTACACCCGTGGCCGGCGTGGAGATCATGGCGCCGCCCGGCATGGAAGATATGAGCTCGCAGTTGCAAAGCCTGTTTCAGAATTTAGGTAGCGGCCGCATGCAGCGTCGCAAGCTGCCGGTAAATGAGGCATATAAACTACTGGTGGATGAAGAAGCCGCTAAGCTGGTGAACGAAGAAGAAATCAAGGCCAAGGCACTGCAAAATGTCGAGCAGAACGGCATAGTCTTTATCGACGAGATCGACAAAATCGCCAAGCGCGGTGAGTTCAGCGGCGCAGATGTGTCGCGTGAGGGTGTGCAGCGTGATTTGTTGCCGCTGGTGGAAGGCTGCACCGTGACTACCAAGCATGGCATCGTCCGTACGGATCACATCCTGTTTATCGCCTCGGGGGCGTTTCATTTGTCCAAGCCTTCCGATCTGGTGCCGGAGTTGCAAGGCCGGTTGCCGATTCGTGTGGAGCTGGAAGCATTGACCGTTGACGATTTTGTCCGAATCCTTACCGAACCCGACGCATCACTGACCGAGCAATATGCTGCCTTGTTGGCCACGGAAGGTGTCAAGATTGAGTTTGCCGCCGACGGCATTGCCCGCTTGGCGGAAGTGGCTTGGCAGGTCAACGAGCGCACCGAAAACATCGGCGCACGTCGTTTGCATACAGTGTTGGAACGGCTGCTGGAAACGATTTCGTTTGAGGCGCCCGATCGTTCGGGAACCACGCTTGTTATCGATGCCGCGTATGTGGATAAATATCTCAGCGAATTGGCAAGCGATGACGATTTGAGTCGCTACATTCTCTAG
- the ubiB gene encoding ubiquinone biosynthesis regulatory protein kinase UbiB — MIRPGQFLRLLYINWVLVKHGLDEIVFATHLFRPFRFLLYVWPPHWFRRPEDSRAVRIRRALEDLGPLFVKFGQILSTRRDLLPDDIADELARLQDRVSPFAGSLAREIIEKAYRKPLTDVFSAFDEQPLASASIAQVHTATLLDGKRVVVKVVRPGIKKIIQRDVGLLYIIADLATRYWKDARRLRPHAVVAEYEKTILDELDLMRETANASQLRRNFQDSPMLYIPDVYWPHCRRNVMVMERIEGIPIGNVEELKRRGVDLKHLAERGVEIFFTQVFRHNFFHADMHPGNIFASPEGKYLAVDFGIVGTLNPRDQRYLAENFLAFFNRDYRRVAELHVESGWVPAGTRVDEFESAIRTVCEPIFERPLKDISFGFLLLRLFQTARRFNMEVQPQLVLLQKTLLNVEGLGRQLYPDLDLWKTAKPFLELWMSEQVGVRALWRNLKTSLPQWAEQLPQLPGLIFEIAQRAEQGKLELKWNSEELIKLRRELKQAHQRNFAAIIAAGLIVAAAVVLGLDGFAPKMLGDAPLLTWLLGGLAVMILMSYWPPEDRD, encoded by the coding sequence ATGATCCGTCCCGGTCAGTTTTTACGATTGCTGTATATCAACTGGGTGCTAGTCAAGCACGGGCTTGATGAGATTGTCTTTGCCACCCATTTATTTCGCCCGTTTCGTTTTCTGCTTTACGTCTGGCCGCCGCACTGGTTCCGTCGCCCCGAAGACTCGCGTGCAGTGCGCATTCGGCGAGCATTGGAAGATCTCGGGCCGCTGTTTGTTAAGTTCGGCCAGATCTTATCCACGCGTCGCGATTTGTTGCCCGATGATATTGCTGACGAATTGGCGCGTCTTCAGGACCGTGTTTCGCCGTTTGCAGGCAGTCTGGCACGTGAGATTATAGAGAAGGCCTATCGCAAGCCGTTAACCGATGTTTTTTCAGCGTTTGATGAGCAGCCATTGGCCTCGGCCTCGATTGCCCAGGTGCATACGGCAACCTTGCTCGATGGCAAGCGGGTCGTGGTCAAGGTGGTGCGTCCCGGGATCAAGAAGATCATTCAGCGTGATGTCGGATTGCTGTATATCATCGCCGATCTGGCGACGCGGTACTGGAAAGATGCGCGCCGTTTGCGGCCGCATGCCGTCGTTGCCGAGTACGAAAAGACTATTCTCGACGAACTCGATCTGATGCGCGAAACCGCCAATGCCTCACAATTGCGGCGTAATTTTCAGGATTCGCCCATGCTCTACATTCCGGATGTCTATTGGCCTCATTGTCGCCGCAATGTCATGGTGATGGAGCGCATCGAAGGAATTCCAATTGGCAATGTGGAAGAACTGAAGCGGCGCGGTGTCGACCTCAAGCACCTGGCCGAGCGTGGCGTGGAGATATTTTTCACCCAGGTGTTCCGCCATAATTTTTTCCATGCCGACATGCATCCGGGCAATATATTCGCTTCACCCGAGGGGAAGTATCTGGCGGTGGATTTTGGGATTGTGGGCACTTTAAACCCGCGTGACCAGCGTTATCTGGCGGAAAACTTTCTCGCATTTTTTAATCGCGATTATCGCCGCGTGGCGGAGCTGCATGTCGAGTCCGGTTGGGTGCCTGCCGGGACGCGCGTCGATGAATTTGAATCGGCGATCCGCACCGTCTGTGAGCCGATCTTCGAGCGACCATTAAAAGATATTTCGTTCGGCTTTCTCCTGTTGCGTCTGTTCCAGACTGCACGCCGGTTCAATATGGAAGTGCAACCGCAGCTGGTCTTGCTGCAAAAAACCTTGCTTAATGTCGAAGGTCTCGGCCGCCAACTTTATCCCGATCTCGATTTGTGGAAGACCGCTAAGCCGTTCCTTGAGCTATGGATGAGCGAGCAAGTAGGCGTCCGTGCCTTGTGGCGCAATCTCAAGACGAGTCTGCCGCAGTGGGCCGAACAGTTGCCGCAATTGCCAGGGCTGATTTTCGAGATCGCCCAACGTGCCGAACAGGGCAAGCTGGAACTAAAATGGAATTCAGAAGAGCTAATCAAATTGCGACGTGAACTTAAACAGGCACATCAACGCAACTTTGCCGCCATCATTGCCGCCGGTTTGATTGTCGCCGCAGCGGTAGTGCTGGGGCTCGATGGTTTTGCGCCCAAGATGCTGGGTGATGCACCGTTGCTTACCTGGTTGTTAGGGGGGCTTGCAGTGATGATTCTGATGTCCTACTGGCCTCCTGAGGATAGGGATTGA
- a CDS encoding ABC transporter ATP-binding protein — protein sequence MMNEEQQAAPPTRPVFDARGLTKDYQMGEVLVKALRGVDLALYPGEFVVLLGPSGSGKSTLLNILGGLDTPSSGTVRYGDHDLSVYDDAALTRYRREHVGFVFQFYNLIPSLTARENVALVTEIADNPMTPEGALALVGLSQRMDHFPVQMSGGEQQRVAIARAVAKQPQVLLCDEPTGALDAQTGVLVLDVIARVNRELGTTTAIITHNAVIAAMADRVVYLSDGQVSRIEHNTQKKAAAELRW from the coding sequence ATGATGAATGAGGAACAGCAGGCTGCACCGCCAACACGCCCCGTTTTTGATGCGCGCGGACTCACCAAAGATTACCAGATGGGCGAAGTGCTGGTGAAAGCCCTGCGTGGTGTGGATTTGGCGTTGTATCCCGGTGAATTCGTGGTGTTGTTGGGACCCTCCGGCAGCGGCAAGTCGACGCTGCTCAATATCCTCGGCGGTCTGGATACGCCCAGCAGCGGCACGGTGCGTTATGGCGACCATGACCTCAGCGTTTACGACGATGCAGCGCTGACGCGTTATCGCCGCGAGCACGTCGGCTTCGTGTTTCAATTTTACAACCTCATCCCCAGTCTTACCGCGCGCGAAAATGTCGCACTGGTTACCGAGATTGCGGATAACCCAATGACGCCGGAAGGGGCGCTGGCCCTCGTCGGATTGTCTCAACGCATGGACCATTTTCCGGTGCAGATGTCGGGCGGTGAGCAACAACGCGTCGCCATTGCGCGCGCCGTAGCGAAACAACCGCAGGTATTATTGTGCGATGAGCCCACCGGCGCCCTGGATGCGCAGACTGGTGTGTTGGTGTTGGACGTGATCGCGCGGGTCAATCGCGAGCTCGGCACTACTACGGCGATCATCACTCACAACGCCGTGATCGCCGCTATGGCCGACCGGGTGGTGTATTTAAGCGATGGCCAGGTGTCGCGCATCGAACACAACACGCAAAAGAAAGCAGCGGCCGAGTTGCGTTGGTGA
- a CDS encoding ABC transporter permease — protein MRALNRKLWRDLWQMRGQALAIALVVMSGVGTYIMFLTTLDALRGSRDSYYREYRFAEVFVSLKRAPEVLRQRMLDISGVDQVETRVVAQVRLEMPEFNESVTALMVSLPDSGQQGLNALYLREGRLPAPNTSNEVVVSSPFAQAHKLKLGDHFDAIINGRRQTLTLVGTALSPEFVQQLRPGSVFPDYKRYGVMWMGRRALGQAYDLESAFNDMALSLRPGADEQSVIDHIDERLKSYGGLGAYARKDQRSHRFLSEEFQQLGTLASLFPGMFMGIAAFLLNVVIGRMVAMQREQIATLKAFGYSNYAVLGHYLNLVSVIVGAGIVTGIALGVWLGQKLSALYMEFYHFPYLKFSLPPATVIEATVASLLAAAAGTVFAVWHAARLRPAQAMRPEPPPRYRETWVEKMGLKRWLSQPARMIIRHIQRRPLKSLLTTLGIALACGVILTGLFQRDTVGYMVRVQYGMSQREDLSVTFTDPTAYRARFDLASLTGVQHVEVFRAVPVRLRHGHRSYRTGVRGVEPDGDIQRLLDAELHPVALPADGIMLTDYLGKLLDVHPGDRLVVEVLEGNRPIRETTVVGLVKEYMGVSAYMDLAALNRFMREGPTISGAYLSVDSARLQQLFTQLKGMPRVAGVAERMQEIRNFNRVMEETMLFFTYVATFFAVIIAFGVVYNSARIALTERSRELASLRVLGLTRAEISYILLGELGILTIIAIPLGLWLGNWMCYFIAHNMQNDLFRVPVVLAPATYAFAVTVVLISAALSGLIVRRRLDQLDLIAVLKTAE, from the coding sequence ATGCGCGCATTGAATCGCAAATTATGGCGCGACTTGTGGCAGATGCGGGGCCAAGCCCTGGCGATTGCCCTGGTGGTGATGAGCGGTGTCGGCACTTACATCATGTTTCTTACCACGCTCGATGCATTGCGCGGGTCACGCGACAGCTATTACCGTGAATATCGTTTCGCTGAGGTATTCGTCTCCTTGAAACGCGCGCCGGAAGTGTTGCGTCAGCGCATGCTCGATATTTCGGGTGTGGATCAAGTCGAGACGCGCGTCGTGGCCCAGGTACGCCTGGAGATGCCGGAGTTTAACGAGTCGGTGACCGCGCTGATGGTATCGCTGCCCGACAGCGGTCAACAGGGATTAAACGCGCTCTATCTGCGCGAGGGGCGTTTGCCGGCACCGAATACCAGCAATGAAGTGGTGGTGAGTTCGCCGTTCGCACAGGCACACAAGCTGAAACTCGGGGATCATTTTGACGCCATCATCAACGGCCGCCGTCAGACGTTGACCTTGGTCGGCACCGCTCTGTCACCGGAATTTGTGCAGCAACTGCGTCCAGGCTCGGTGTTTCCTGATTACAAGCGTTACGGCGTGATGTGGATGGGGCGTCGTGCCCTGGGGCAGGCCTATGACCTGGAATCCGCCTTCAACGATATGGCGTTGAGTCTGCGTCCCGGTGCCGATGAACAATCCGTGATCGATCACATCGACGAGCGACTCAAATCTTATGGCGGACTGGGTGCCTATGCACGTAAAGATCAACGCTCGCACCGTTTTCTGTCCGAAGAGTTTCAGCAGCTCGGTACGCTGGCCAGTTTATTTCCCGGCATGTTCATGGGGATCGCCGCGTTTCTGCTCAACGTCGTTATCGGTCGCATGGTGGCGATGCAGCGTGAACAGATCGCCACGCTTAAGGCCTTTGGCTACAGCAACTACGCAGTGTTGGGGCATTATCTCAATCTGGTGTCGGTGATTGTCGGCGCCGGTATCGTTACCGGTATTGCATTGGGTGTGTGGCTGGGGCAGAAACTTTCCGCGCTCTATATGGAGTTTTATCACTTCCCGTATTTGAAATTCAGTTTGCCGCCCGCAACAGTGATTGAGGCCACTGTAGCGAGTTTGCTGGCCGCCGCCGCAGGCACCGTGTTTGCTGTCTGGCACGCCGCCAGATTACGACCGGCGCAGGCGATGCGGCCGGAGCCGCCGCCGCGCTACCGCGAGACCTGGGTCGAAAAAATGGGGCTTAAACGTTGGTTATCGCAGCCGGCGCGCATGATCATTCGTCACATTCAGCGTCGGCCGCTGAAATCGCTGTTGACGACGTTGGGCATTGCGTTGGCCTGCGGCGTTATTCTTACTGGTCTGTTTCAGCGGGACACGGTGGGTTACATGGTACGTGTCCAATATGGCATGTCGCAACGCGAGGATCTCTCCGTCACCTTTACCGACCCGACGGCGTATCGCGCCCGCTTCGATTTGGCGAGCCTGACGGGTGTGCAACATGTCGAGGTGTTTCGTGCAGTACCGGTACGCCTGCGTCACGGTCACCGCAGTTATCGCACTGGGGTTCGTGGCGTAGAGCCGGACGGCGATATCCAGCGCCTGCTCGATGCGGAATTACATCCCGTCGCCTTGCCCGCGGACGGCATTATGCTCACCGATTATCTCGGCAAGCTGTTGGATGTTCATCCCGGCGACCGCCTGGTAGTCGAGGTTCTGGAAGGTAATCGACCAATACGCGAAACTACCGTCGTGGGGTTGGTGAAAGAGTACATGGGTGTTTCCGCGTACATGGATCTCGCCGCCTTGAATCGTTTCATGCGTGAAGGGCCGACGATCTCGGGCGCCTATCTCAGCGTGGACAGCGCGCGCCTGCAGCAACTGTTCACTCAACTCAAAGGCATGCCGCGCGTGGCTGGCGTTGCCGAACGGATGCAAGAGATCCGTAACTTCAATCGTGTGATGGAAGAAACGATGCTCTTCTTCACCTATGTTGCCACCTTCTTCGCTGTCATCATCGCCTTCGGCGTGGTCTATAATAGTGCCCGCATCGCCCTTACCGAGCGCAGTCGCGAACTGGCCAGTCTGCGCGTGCTGGGTTTAACCCGCGCCGAGATTTCTTACATACTCCTCGGTGAGTTGGGTATCTTGACGATCATCGCCATCCCGCTCGGTCTATGGTTAGGCAATTGGATGTGTTATTTCATCGCCCACAATATGCAAAATGATCTGTTTCGGGTGCCTGTCGTGCTGGCTCCGGCGACGTATGCCTTTGCCGTGACGGTGGTGCTGATCTCTGCCGCATTGTCAGGATTGATTGTGCGGCGGCGGCTGGATCAACTGGATCTTATCGCTGTACTCAAAACTGCGGAGTGA
- a CDS encoding efflux RND transporter periplasmic adaptor subunit — MNNRVLWRRHILLAVIAVLIGIGLFYGFRPQPVAVDVGVAIRGPLRVTIEQEGRTRVVDRYVIASPVAAYARRIDLDVGSTVQQGASLVRLEPQRAEVLDPRRRSEAEAMVAAARATVSAAEQNAHAASVIADLAQKELARIQALRAQGHLTADAEDRAVAEAERSASQLRSAQFAVDTARYEMEAAKTALRYAAEPAATNAREPIIIRAPVAGRVLKIPRKSEGVVAAGQALMEIGDPSALEVEVDVLSADAVRLGPGTKVEFERWGGDGALEGSVRLVEPAGFTKVSALGVEEQRVWVIVSFTSPATQWQPLGDGYRVEASFVLWQDNNVLQVPASALFREGDGWALFQVQQDKAVKRVVQVGQRNGLSAQILSGVNEGDRVIVHPDDQVRDGVRVVARSH, encoded by the coding sequence ATGAACAATAGGGTGCTATGGCGTAGACATATATTGCTGGCGGTGATCGCAGTGCTGATCGGCATCGGACTGTTCTACGGTTTTCGCCCCCAGCCTGTCGCTGTCGATGTGGGTGTTGCGATACGCGGGCCGTTGCGTGTCACCATCGAGCAGGAGGGCAGAACTCGCGTGGTCGATCGTTACGTGATTGCGTCACCGGTGGCCGCTTATGCGCGGCGTATTGATCTCGACGTGGGCAGCACGGTACAGCAGGGCGCTAGCTTGGTGCGCCTCGAACCGCAGCGTGCCGAGGTCTTGGACCCACGCCGCCGTTCTGAGGCTGAAGCCATGGTTGCCGCCGCCCGCGCCACGGTCAGTGCCGCCGAGCAGAACGCCCACGCCGCGAGTGTGATTGCTGATCTGGCGCAAAAGGAATTGGCGCGGATACAAGCCCTGCGAGCACAGGGGCATCTCACCGCAGATGCTGAAGACCGTGCAGTGGCGGAAGCCGAGCGCAGTGCGTCGCAATTACGTTCCGCCCAATTCGCCGTCGATACCGCACGTTACGAAATGGAAGCCGCGAAAACTGCTTTGCGTTACGCTGCCGAACCGGCTGCGACTAATGCCAGGGAGCCAATCATCATTCGTGCCCCCGTGGCAGGACGCGTACTCAAGATTCCACGCAAGAGCGAGGGCGTAGTGGCGGCGGGGCAGGCACTGATGGAAATCGGCGACCCCAGCGCGTTGGAAGTCGAGGTCGATGTGCTGTCGGCGGATGCCGTGCGCCTCGGTCCTGGAACCAAAGTGGAGTTTGAGCGCTGGGGTGGCGACGGCGCACTGGAAGGTTCAGTGCGTTTGGTAGAGCCAGCCGGTTTCACCAAGGTATCGGCGCTGGGCGTGGAGGAGCAACGGGTGTGGGTCATCGTCAGCTTCACCTCACCCGCCACGCAGTGGCAGCCACTGGGCGACGGTTACCGCGTCGAAGCCAGCTTTGTCTTGTGGCAAGACAATAATGTCTTACAAGTACCGGCCAGTGCGTTATTCCGCGAGGGCGACGGCTGGGCGCTGTTCCAGGTGCAGCAAGACAAAGCAGTGAAACGCGTGGTACAAGTCGGTCAACGCAATGGCTTGAGCGCGCAAATTCTCTCCGGTGTTAATGAAGGTGATCGCGTTATCGTCCATCCCGACGATCAAGTGCGTGATGGTGTGCGTGTGGTGGCGCGGTCGCATTGA
- a CDS encoding DUF971 domain-containing protein, whose protein sequence is MAPRPTDICLHQKSHVLEVVFDDGNIYKLPCEYLRVFSPSAEVRGHGAGQEVLQVGKEAVNIIAIEPVGNYAVKIYFDDGHNSGLYSWDTLYNLGKHQQELWQEYLNRLREAGHDHSAFHQPHDKERI, encoded by the coding sequence ATGGCGCCACGTCCTACCGATATTTGTCTGCACCAGAAATCGCATGTGCTGGAAGTCGTTTTTGATGATGGCAATATCTATAAATTGCCTTGCGAATATCTGCGTGTTTTTTCGCCTTCGGCCGAGGTGCGTGGTCATGGTGCTGGGCAAGAGGTGTTGCAGGTCGGCAAGGAAGCCGTCAATATCATTGCAATAGAGCCGGTGGGTAATTACGCGGTCAAAATTTATTTTGATGATGGCCACAACTCCGGGCTCTACTCCTGGGATACGCTGTATAACCTGGGTAAACATCAGCAGGAGTTGTGGCAGGAATATCTGAATCGGCTGCGTGAGGCAGGGCATGATCATTCCGCGTTTCATCAACCGCATGACAAGGAACGGATATGA
- a CDS encoding SCP2 sterol-binding domain-containing protein, with translation MLPLFAAAVLEKALDQCLRLDAESLRKVTMLEGKVIAVVISGLEIQFYLVPTANGLRVQSVFEGVPDVTLRGGPVSLLRLSTSKHPSSLFGDGVSIEGDVDLGRRVQSILDGLDLDWEEQLSKLTGDVIAHQVGNLFRGAQRWHKQAVDTVERDVAEYFQHESRDLVAPLEMKEFLEQVDALRLDSDRLEQRVKRLREFVAQHSGKMGV, from the coding sequence GTGTTGCCCCTGTTTGCTGCAGCAGTGCTTGAAAAGGCCCTTGATCAATGTTTGCGGCTGGATGCCGAGTCGTTGCGCAAAGTGACGATGCTGGAAGGGAAGGTCATCGCCGTTGTCATTTCCGGTCTTGAAATTCAATTTTATCTGGTGCCGACGGCCAATGGCTTGCGTGTACAGTCCGTGTTTGAAGGTGTGCCGGATGTCACCTTGCGTGGCGGGCCGGTGAGTCTATTGCGGTTGAGTACCAGCAAGCATCCTTCGTCACTGTTTGGTGATGGCGTGAGTATTGAAGGTGATGTTGATCTTGGTCGGCGCGTGCAATCCATCCTCGATGGTCTCGATCTGGATTGGGAAGAGCAATTGTCGAAACTGACGGGCGATGTGATTGCCCATCAGGTCGGCAATCTGTTTCGTGGCGCGCAGCGTTGGCATAAGCAGGCGGTCGATACCGTTGAACGCGATGTCGCTGAATATTTCCAGCACGAAAGCCGTGATTTGGTCGCGCCCTTGGAAATGAAAGAGTTTCTTGAGCAGGTCGATGCCCTGCGTCTGGACAGTGATCGTCTTGAGCAGCGGGTAAAACGGCTGCGCGAATTTGTCGCTCAGCATAGTGGGAAGATGGGGGTATGA